A genome region from Deltaproteobacteria bacterium includes the following:
- a CDS encoding cytochrome c, translated as MKANLVVTGIFISIMLIANEASAKDSPLEKSRGEIIYSVHCAVCHGIQGKGDGPSSAVLIPKPQDFTEPEVKSILTKDRMMKSIMDGKPGSQMEGWKEKLSNEDIEAVVEYIKLL; from the coding sequence ATGAAAGCGAATCTTGTTGTAACGGGCATATTTATTTCTATCATGTTAATTGCTAATGAGGCGTCAGCAAAAGATTCACCCCTTGAAAAGTCAAGAGGAGAAATAATTTATAGTGTCCACTGCGCTGTATGTCATGGCATCCAGGGGAAAGGCGATGGGCCGAGCTCTGCTGTTTTAATCCCAAAACCACAGGATTTCACAGAACCTGAAGTCAAGTCTATATTAACAAAAGACAGGATGATGAAATCTATCATGGATGGCAAGCCCGGTAGCCAGATGGAAGGATGGAAAGAGAAGCTGTCAAATGAGGATATTGAGGCTGTTGTAGAATATATTAAATTATTGTGA
- a CDS encoding radical SAM protein: MKNKYNFPVIYIDGTRKCNLNCPLCMTGSNNPSIVDEHAHNELTYDEIVEKILIPGKDLGANQIQLGGGEFLIRPDALEIIRTSIKLNYEIRLLTNGKILDEKMILKLKEIAERKIVLVFGVNSLEDIEMNNWTRDTQQNHFRHLIELCSKFKVRKHVVVTVSKENLACLDNTLQWLDDHRISFNRSPFIGRMSGKEFFKDYAFSKEDMEKVIHPSLVNKISGYFSYTPFFLSPEVHAEISGGKSYNSTVPQNPHIGCWIGSWIAIGSEGNVSPCTTMLDEVIAGNIRNQSLFDIIDKSKVFNDLLNRDEVKGKCGKCRYKRTCNGCRSLAYYHTGDYMQEDPTCFFKPKDESTVSEFEEITNKIFRKYARLARRVGLAKKVV; this comes from the coding sequence ATGAAGAATAAATATAATTTTCCAGTTATATACATTGATGGTACAAGAAAGTGTAATTTGAACTGTCCACTTTGTATGACAGGGTCTAACAATCCGTCTATTGTAGATGAACATGCCCATAATGAGCTTACTTATGATGAAATTGTAGAGAAAATATTGATTCCGGGAAAGGATCTTGGAGCGAATCAGATACAGTTAGGGGGGGGAGAGTTTTTGATTCGTCCGGATGCTTTAGAAATTATTCGGACATCAATTAAGCTCAATTATGAAATAAGATTACTGACCAATGGCAAAATCCTTGATGAAAAGATGATTTTAAAGTTAAAGGAGATTGCAGAAAGAAAAATTGTTTTGGTGTTTGGAGTAAATTCATTAGAAGATATTGAAATGAATAACTGGACACGTGACACTCAACAAAATCATTTTAGACATTTAATTGAGTTGTGCAGCAAATTCAAGGTAAGAAAACATGTTGTGGTGACTGTAAGTAAAGAAAATCTTGCTTGTTTGGATAATACTCTTCAATGGTTAGATGATCATCGCATCTCATTTAACAGGTCTCCTTTTATTGGTAGAATGTCTGGAAAAGAGTTTTTTAAGGATTATGCCTTTTCTAAAGAAGATATGGAGAAAGTGATTCATCCCAGTCTAGTGAATAAAATAAGTGGTTATTTCAGTTATACTCCATTTTTTCTTTCCCCTGAGGTTCATGCAGAAATATCCGGAGGGAAAAGTTATAATAGTACAGTTCCCCAAAATCCACACATTGGATGTTGGATTGGATCGTGGATCGCAATCGGTTCAGAAGGGAATGTTTCGCCCTGCACAACAATGCTGGATGAAGTGATTGCCGGGAATATACGAAACCAGAGTCTTTTCGATATTATTGATAAGAGTAAAGTGTTCAATGACTTACTTAACAGAGACGAGGTAAAAGGAAAGTGTGGAAAGTGTCGCTACAAAAGAACTTGCAATGGATGTCGGTCACTGGCGTATTATCATACCGGGGATTATATGCAAGAAGACCCAACCTGTTTTTTTAAACCCAAAGATGAATCGACGGTTTCAGAATTTGAAGAAATTACAAATAAAATTTTTAGAAAATATGCAAGGTTGGCAAGACGAGTTGGCTTAGCAAAGAAAGTTGTTTGA
- a CDS encoding amino acid adenylation domain-containing protein has product MNESQLKRYSLSPAQKSLLFINRLTPRSIAYDVLAAYRLNKNVSDADLTQAINEVISRHPVLSCSIENRNSKECLVEGRYTSIEPEVIELSDKKWQEMPDCILPGDFPPFDLGKEMLFQVYLYRNRKNAPVLLFRTHHILCEYWSIGIIVRELQLIFQGIIENRPIDLPEAPAYFEFIDWQRRFLNTLEASKSLEYWYHKLEKASHLISLPYDFRHPDRPSLKGGIVSFELSSEKTKSLVKLGKSQGVALYATVLSSFCVLLHRYSGQSELLIGTPTLGRPDADFRKSVGYYVNTVVIKATLESNPTFIELMKRLGAEVKESLAQQQIPFSAVVDHINPKRRAGSSPLYQVLFDLLSPDRFKRIIERTVPSSKKAGKDFDFAPLLIPHQEGQFDLSLQVIEDKNGLVFLLKYSSDVFKKTTIQHISENFKQLLDSIIADPEQQIGSIPLLCEVERNLLKNLYQPARQQIEKFPLTVWFERTAARFPEKTALRYGEKTISYSQLNQRAHIVAFKLLEKELKPKTFIAIQLQPSIEMMVAILGILKAGHAYLPLDRSLPKNRVDTILTEAQANTIISRRNLNEYTGQFNLDWIWIEDIDFNIEKTASSSPGDSIEISGHDPAYVIFTSGSTGKPKGVMVSHDNVSHLLAHLLKKMDFSHNDTWTLFHSVSFDFSVWEIWGALASGATIVIVPQEITKDLRAFHHLVKQECITILNLTPAAFFQYAKIDSINSKPEKNSLRTVILGGERLDVRRLKSWFKTHSDDSPKLINMYGITETTVISTFRPIKSADISQCSSPIGSPFDDSALYLLDDNREEVPVGVEGEIYIAGNGVTSGYLHNQEQTNKVFSKGSPRHPEEFMYRTGDRARITTEGELEYVGRSDYQVKIRGYRIELSEIEIVAEKHEKVDQAVVCTRKNDSFEMQLVIYLVLRKDEDEVNEETLRLFFGNYLPNHMIPTHIIFLEQIPISSNGKVDYQRLPDPHKLQRADKLFSETEEMKVLRQIWSRLLEKDITDVDLDFFAAGGDSLSSMQLELEIEEKLGKSIPLSRLINNPTIRGQAALIRDAALKDSPKVKRPSKVSAKKNEGWWKKNVALIKRAVLAMIITTIYKMILITVRIVELNKPKELPGKNNEKQPFQFAHWHGEGLMLLYPWRNKNLNLLASKSPDGQLAAAVVKKFGYEFVHGSSSSDGLTGLLQLAQSAKEGKSTALAVDGSRGPIHRVKPGVVELARQTQVPIQTVVCICNRGWVLEKSWDKMRIPKPFSKVFIKYGPAIPPPPPDKHLHSDSFKKTVQEVEDALKQTKGEIKDSLSCSNY; this is encoded by the coding sequence ATGAATGAATCTCAATTAAAACGGTATTCTCTTTCCCCGGCTCAGAAGTCGCTGCTGTTTATCAACCGATTAACGCCCAGGAGTATTGCTTACGACGTTTTGGCAGCATACCGGCTCAATAAAAATGTTAGTGACGCGGATCTAACCCAAGCCATTAATGAAGTGATAAGTCGCCACCCCGTACTATCATGCAGTATAGAAAACCGGAATAGTAAAGAGTGCCTTGTGGAGGGCCGATATACTTCCATTGAGCCTGAAGTGATTGAATTGAGTGATAAAAAGTGGCAAGAAATGCCGGATTGCATTTTACCTGGCGATTTCCCCCCTTTCGACCTCGGGAAGGAAATGTTATTTCAAGTCTATCTTTATCGAAATCGTAAAAATGCACCGGTGCTATTGTTCCGTACTCACCATATTTTATGTGAGTATTGGTCCATCGGAATAATTGTACGGGAGCTGCAACTCATTTTTCAGGGAATTATTGAAAATCGTCCCATAGATCTGCCTGAGGCCCCGGCTTATTTTGAATTTATCGATTGGCAGAGACGATTTCTCAATACTCTTGAGGCAAGTAAATCACTGGAATATTGGTACCATAAACTTGAAAAAGCTTCCCACCTTATCAGTTTGCCATATGACTTCAGGCACCCTGACAGGCCTTCATTGAAGGGAGGGATTGTCTCCTTTGAACTATCAAGTGAGAAAACAAAGAGTCTTGTAAAACTGGGGAAAAGTCAGGGTGTTGCTTTATATGCCACTGTACTCAGTTCTTTTTGTGTACTGCTTCATCGCTATTCAGGGCAATCTGAACTTCTGATTGGCACACCAACCCTGGGAAGGCCTGATGCTGATTTCCGAAAATCAGTAGGTTACTATGTCAATACAGTGGTTATTAAAGCAACTTTGGAGAGCAATCCCACGTTTATAGAATTAATGAAAAGGCTTGGAGCCGAGGTGAAAGAATCATTGGCTCAGCAGCAGATCCCTTTTTCCGCCGTTGTAGATCATATTAATCCGAAACGAAGGGCAGGCAGTTCCCCGCTCTATCAAGTGCTGTTCGATTTACTATCTCCGGACCGATTCAAACGAATTATAGAACGAACTGTTCCTTCTTCAAAAAAAGCTGGCAAAGACTTTGACTTTGCGCCGCTGTTAATTCCCCACCAGGAGGGACAATTTGACCTGTCGCTTCAGGTCATCGAAGACAAAAATGGGCTCGTCTTTCTTTTAAAATACAGCTCTGATGTTTTTAAAAAGACAACTATTCAGCATATTTCAGAAAATTTCAAACAATTACTGGATTCAATAATTGCCGACCCTGAACAACAAATCGGATCCATACCTCTTCTTTGTGAAGTTGAACGAAACTTATTAAAAAACTTATATCAACCGGCACGACAACAAATCGAAAAATTCCCTTTGACTGTCTGGTTTGAGCGAACTGCAGCTCGATTTCCTGAAAAAACGGCTCTGCGTTATGGAGAGAAAACAATCAGCTATTCACAGTTAAATCAACGTGCTCATATCGTCGCTTTTAAGCTATTGGAAAAAGAGTTAAAGCCAAAAACATTCATTGCCATACAATTGCAACCTTCCATCGAAATGATGGTTGCAATTCTTGGCATTCTAAAAGCAGGACATGCATATCTTCCTCTTGACCGCTCTCTCCCCAAAAACCGGGTGGATACTATCTTAACAGAGGCTCAGGCAAATACAATTATTAGTCGACGGAATCTAAATGAATACACCGGTCAATTTAATTTAGACTGGATTTGGATAGAGGATATCGATTTCAATATTGAAAAAACTGCCTCCTCTTCTCCAGGGGACAGCATAGAAATAAGTGGCCATGATCCGGCGTATGTCATATTTACATCAGGCTCTACAGGCAAACCAAAGGGAGTTATGGTAAGCCATGACAATGTGTCTCACTTGCTGGCTCATTTATTGAAAAAAATGGATTTCAGTCATAATGATACCTGGACGCTGTTTCATTCCGTTTCCTTTGATTTTTCTGTTTGGGAAATCTGGGGCGCTTTAGCTTCCGGCGCTACAATTGTAATTGTGCCTCAGGAAATCACGAAAGACCTTCGGGCCTTTCACCATCTCGTAAAGCAAGAGTGCATAACCATACTAAACCTTACACCTGCTGCATTCTTTCAATACGCAAAAATTGATTCCATAAACTCAAAACCTGAAAAAAACAGTTTGCGTACAGTTATATTGGGTGGCGAACGCCTTGACGTGAGAAGGCTGAAAAGCTGGTTTAAAACTCATTCAGATGATAGTCCAAAACTGATTAATATGTATGGAATTACGGAAACAACGGTAATTTCAACTTTTCGCCCTATAAAATCTGCAGATATATCTCAATGTTCAAGTCCAATCGGCAGTCCTTTTGATGATTCGGCACTTTATCTTCTGGATGATAATCGGGAAGAGGTGCCCGTAGGCGTAGAAGGTGAAATTTATATTGCAGGTAACGGCGTTACATCTGGATACCTTCACAATCAAGAACAGACAAATAAAGTCTTTAGTAAAGGAAGCCCTCGCCATCCGGAGGAATTCATGTATCGTACCGGTGATCGAGCCCGAATAACCACAGAAGGTGAACTGGAATATGTAGGCCGAAGCGATTATCAGGTGAAAATACGTGGATATCGTATTGAACTGTCCGAAATAGAAATAGTGGCAGAGAAACATGAAAAAGTAGATCAGGCAGTTGTCTGTACCAGAAAAAATGACTCATTTGAAATGCAACTGGTTATTTACCTGGTATTGAGAAAAGATGAGGATGAGGTTAACGAAGAGACTTTGCGGTTATTTTTCGGTAATTACCTGCCAAATCATATGATCCCGACACATATTATTTTTCTGGAACAGATCCCCATTTCCAGCAACGGAAAAGTTGACTATCAAAGGCTGCCGGATCCCCATAAATTACAACGGGCAGACAAGCTTTTTTCAGAAACTGAGGAAATGAAGGTGCTAAGACAAATTTGGTCACGGTTATTGGAAAAAGATATTACTGATGTGGATCTGGATTTTTTTGCTGCCGGTGGGGACTCTCTCTCGTCCATGCAATTGGAATTAGAGATAGAAGAAAAGCTTGGCAAGTCTATTCCTTTATCCCGTTTGATCAATAATCCCACGATTCGAGGGCAAGCTGCTTTAATTCGTGATGCTGCATTGAAAGATAGTCCAAAAGTCAAAAGACCTTCAAAGGTCTCAGCAAAAAAAAACGAGGGATGGTGGAAAAAAAACGTAGCCCTTATAAAACGAGCTGTATTAGCAATGATCATAACAACTATTTATAAAATGATTTTAATTACTGTTCGCATAGTCGAGCTGAACAAACCAAAAGAGCTGCCTGGTAAAAACAACGAAAAACAACCATTTCAATTCGCCCATTGGCATGGCGAAGGCTTAATGCTGCTATATCCATGGCGAAATAAAAATCTGAACCTGCTTGCGAGTAAAAGCCCTGATGGTCAACTGGCTGCTGCTGTCGTAAAAAAATTTGGTTATGAATTTGTCCATGGATCTTCCTCATCTGATGGACTTACCGGGTTACTTCAATTGGCTCAATCGGCCAAGGAAGGAAAAAGTACCGCTTTGGCTGTTGATGGTTCAAGAGGTCCGATACATCGTGTAAAACCGGGCGTTGTCGAGTTAGCACGTCAGACACAGGTGCCTATCCAGACTGTTGTTTGTATTTGCAATAGAGGGTGGGTATTGGAAAAAAGCTGGGACAAGATGCGCATTCCTAAACCGTTTAGCAAAGTATTTATAAAATATGGACCAGCGATACCACCTCCACCGCCGGATAAACATTTACATAGCGATTCTTTTAAAAAAACCGTGCAAGAGGTGGAAGACGCTTTGAAACAAACAAAAGGCGAAATCAAAGATTCCCTTTCTTGCAGCAATTATTAA
- a CDS encoding response regulator: MGKHSILTVDDEPGLLKSLSHLKDHFEIVTAFNGQEGYKQYKSHPDLSMVLLDLNMPVMNGA, translated from the coding sequence ATGGGGAAACATTCAATTCTAACAGTCGATGATGAACCAGGGCTTTTGAAAAGCCTATCTCATCTTAAAGATCATTTTGAGATTGTCACTGCTTTTAATGGTCAAGAAGGTTATAAGCAATATAAATCTCACCCTGACTTATCCATGGTTCTTCTTGACCTCAACATGCCTGTCATGAATGGCGCTTAA
- a CDS encoding C1 family peptidase, with amino-acid sequence MPGYAARPDSMDFRDRMYVPPLVEVPAQMPLEEYMKHKVPVLDQVDEGACIGYAMATMIHYQLCTRREPDRKQVSVGMIYEMARRYDEWPGRNYLGSSARGAMKGWYKHGICAEELWGYDPKNPDRLLTDERAADAARRPLGVYYRVPPKDLSAMHAALAECGVLFAASIVHGGWKKMGENLDKKEALIRRESRSVGGHAFALVGYDSEGFWVQNSWGEKWGYKGFAKLLYDDWLAHGQDVWVGRLGVPVKMSGSVSAVEKAATGK; translated from the coding sequence ATGCCGGGCTATGCGGCCCGGCCCGATTCGATGGATTTCAGGGACAGGATGTATGTCCCGCCCCTCGTGGAGGTTCCCGCCCAAATGCCGCTGGAGGAGTACATGAAGCACAAGGTGCCCGTACTCGACCAGGTGGACGAAGGGGCCTGCATAGGCTACGCCATGGCGACTATGATCCATTACCAGCTCTGTACACGCCGGGAACCGGACAGGAAGCAGGTGAGCGTGGGGATGATCTACGAGATGGCCAGGCGCTACGACGAGTGGCCGGGGCGGAACTACCTGGGATCCAGCGCGCGGGGTGCAATGAAGGGGTGGTATAAGCACGGCATCTGTGCCGAAGAGTTGTGGGGATACGACCCCAAAAACCCGGACCGCCTACTGACGGACGAACGCGCCGCCGATGCGGCCAGGCGTCCTCTCGGCGTCTACTACCGGGTCCCCCCCAAAGACTTGAGCGCCATGCACGCGGCCCTTGCCGAATGCGGCGTCCTCTTCGCCGCCTCCATAGTGCATGGGGGGTGGAAAAAGATGGGGGAAAACCTGGATAAAAAAGAGGCCCTCATCCGGCGCGAATCCCGCTCCGTGGGCGGCCACGCCTTTGCCCTCGTCGGCTACGACTCGGAAGGCTTCTGGGTGCAAAATTCCTGGGGAGAAAAGTGGGGCTACAAGGGCTTTGCCAAGCTGTTATACGACGACTGGCTCGCCCACGGCCAGGACGTCTGGGTGGGACGACTGGGTGTGCCGGTGAAAATGTCGGGCAGCGTGAGCGCGGTGGAGAAAGCCGCTACGGGTAAATAA